The Deltaproteobacteria bacterium genome includes a region encoding these proteins:
- a CDS encoding ribonuclease J — MPLRVVPLGGLGEIGLNSMLFDDGGSAVLVDAGLMFPDDTMLGIDFVIPDFGFLRESASRLSGLLLTHGHEDHIGAVAFFLKEFDVPVYGTALTLGLLKHRLTEYGSNGSARLVEIGRSERFRAGSFDVEAFPVCHSIPDGVGYILRCGEGVFVHTGDFKIDSRPPDGVPTAIDRLARLASEESVTALFSDSTNVEREGHTLSESFVEEALSDIFDVARGRVIVAMFSSNIHRIQGVLTAAARNGRRVALCGKSMVRNVATALDLGYMTLPRPDILLPIEDAETLPDRSVAVLTTGSQGEPRSALTLMALGEHKHFRIREGDTAVLSSKFIPGNERAIASVMNHLYLAGAEVLHERISEVHVSGHASREELKVMIETVRPKCFVPVHGDPRFLFRHRNLARESGVPHAFVAQNGDILEFTGGEVSLAGKQAVGRFFVDGKGMGDVESFVLKDRYKISQVGVVIVVLAISSATGEILYGPDIVTRGVVTEDGSEASIEEAREIVMNAWEETGVEARKDLSEVQTDLRRALRRYFNKRLERKPVILPVVMEL; from the coding sequence ATGCCGCTTCGCGTCGTGCCCCTGGGCGGGCTCGGGGAGATCGGTCTGAATTCCATGCTGTTCGACGACGGCGGGTCGGCGGTTCTTGTCGACGCGGGCCTGATGTTCCCCGACGACACGATGCTGGGCATCGATTTCGTCATCCCGGATTTCGGATTCCTGCGTGAATCGGCGTCGCGGCTTTCCGGCCTTCTCCTCACGCACGGCCACGAGGACCACATAGGAGCGGTCGCCTTTTTCCTGAAGGAGTTCGACGTTCCGGTATACGGGACCGCGCTGACGCTCGGGCTCCTGAAACACCGCCTCACCGAATACGGATCGAACGGATCGGCGCGCCTGGTGGAAATCGGCCGGTCGGAGCGGTTCCGGGCCGGGAGCTTCGACGTCGAGGCGTTTCCCGTCTGCCACAGCATCCCGGACGGAGTCGGCTACATCCTGCGCTGCGGGGAAGGGGTTTTCGTGCACACCGGGGATTTCAAGATCGACTCCCGCCCGCCCGACGGCGTGCCTACCGCGATAGACCGCCTTGCGCGGCTGGCTTCCGAGGAGAGCGTCACAGCGCTTTTCTCCGATTCCACGAACGTGGAACGGGAGGGGCACACGCTTTCGGAGTCGTTCGTGGAGGAGGCGCTGTCCGATATCTTCGACGTGGCGCGAGGCCGTGTCATCGTCGCGATGTTCTCCTCGAACATCCATCGCATCCAGGGGGTTCTTACAGCCGCCGCCCGCAACGGACGCCGGGTTGCGCTCTGCGGAAAAAGCATGGTGCGCAACGTAGCCACTGCGCTCGATCTCGGATACATGACGCTGCCGCGGCCGGATATCCTCCTTCCCATCGAGGATGCGGAGACGCTTCCCGACCGCAGCGTGGCCGTGCTGACGACCGGCAGCCAGGGGGAGCCACGGTCGGCTCTTACCCTCATGGCGCTGGGAGAGCACAAGCATTTCCGTATCCGGGAAGGGGATACCGCGGTGCTCTCCTCCAAGTTCATCCCCGGCAACGAGAGGGCGATCGCGAGCGTCATGAACCATCTTTATCTCGCCGGCGCCGAGGTGCTGCACGAGAGGATTTCCGAAGTCCACGTGTCGGGGCACGCAAGCCGCGAAGAGCTGAAGGTCATGATCGAAACGGTGCGGCCGAAATGCTTCGTGCCGGTCCACGGGGACCCCCGCTTCCTCTTCAGGCATCGGAACCTCGCGCGGGAGTCGGGGGTCCCGCATGCATTCGTGGCGCAGAACGGGGACATCCTGGAATTCACCGGCGGGGAGGTATCACTCGCGGGGAAGCAGGCCGTCGGGCGCTTCTTCGTGGACGGGAAGGGGATGGGGGACGTGGAGAGCTTCGTCCTCAAGGACCGTTACAAGATTTCCCAGGTCGGCGTGGTGATCGTTGTGCTCGCCATTTCCTCCGCAACGGGGGAGATCCTGTACGGCCCGGACATCGTGACCCGCGGAGTCGTGACCGAGGACGGCTCCGAGGCCAGCATCGAAGAGGCCCGCGAGATCGTTATGAACGCCTGGGAGGAGACGGGTGTCGAAGCGAGGAAGGATCTCTCTGAGGTCCAGACCGATCTCAGGCGGGCGCTGCGGCGCTATTTCAACAAGCGGCTCGAGCGGAAACCGGTGATCCTTCCGGTCGTGATGGAACTGTAA
- a CDS encoding DNA translocase FtsK, producing the protein MGDKIRRDALAILFLALGVLLTVALVSFHQVDPSLSAWSSGGGGIRNWGGWIGAILADLLLQLFGIGAAGFPLLCLALAYWTFRGEGISGKWGRAAGGLIAVCSLLGVLSFFTGHIRILEQDIFLPGIVGYLIGVNFFGKLLNPVGGLICLSALLLFSVMLFTGMPLSGMPDLWRKKKGPERVRAMVKEKLLTAEEPEPEMPPESSRSREQELPPRIVASSPAPADPGRAFRAAGKEFTLPPLELLEPSPAGGNGADEETLQRNARALIEKLAQFEIDGTITEIRTGPLVTTYEFRPAPGIKANRVVAMADDLALAMQCESVRVVPNIPGKGVMGFEIPNEGRDRILLREILGSRAYAEADAVLSLALGKDIFGEPVVRDLSRMPHLLIAGATGSGKSVALHTMILSILFRATPEEVRFIMVDPKMLELTPYEGIPHLHHSVITQPKEAGRVLKWAVGEMTGRYQLMQENGVRHIDAYNQLVEKRSRSAFRPKSKNGEGEELARLPYIVIVIDELADLVMTTASRREVEDTITRLTQMARAAGIHLIFATQRPSVDVLTGVIKANFPARISFKVASQYDSRTILEQSGAETLLGFGDMLFLQPGVGGILRLHGPYVSEGEIQRVVEHLRAQGAPVFEPSIAVQAPDEEEPDPSRDPKFDDAVEVVVAAGRASVSLLQRRLQIGFNRAARIIEEMERQRIVGPSEGGKPREVYVARKD; encoded by the coding sequence ATGGGGGACAAGATCCGGCGGGACGCTCTGGCTATCCTGTTCCTGGCTCTCGGGGTTCTGCTCACCGTGGCGCTGGTATCGTTCCACCAGGTGGATCCGTCCCTTTCCGCATGGAGCTCAGGCGGCGGGGGCATCAGGAATTGGGGCGGGTGGATCGGCGCGATTCTCGCCGACCTGCTGCTTCAGCTATTCGGCATCGGAGCCGCAGGCTTTCCGCTTCTCTGTCTGGCGCTGGCCTACTGGACGTTCAGGGGCGAGGGAATCTCCGGGAAGTGGGGGCGCGCGGCAGGGGGGCTGATCGCCGTCTGTTCGCTTCTGGGCGTCTTGAGTTTCTTCACCGGGCACATACGCATATTAGAGCAGGACATCTTCCTGCCCGGGATCGTGGGGTATCTGATCGGCGTCAATTTCTTCGGCAAATTGCTGAATCCGGTGGGAGGGCTGATCTGCCTTTCCGCGCTGCTTCTCTTCTCGGTGATGCTGTTCACCGGCATGCCCCTTTCGGGGATGCCCGACCTGTGGAGGAAGAAGAAGGGACCCGAACGGGTGCGGGCCATGGTCAAGGAGAAACTGCTCACCGCGGAAGAACCGGAACCGGAAATGCCGCCGGAATCGTCACGGAGCAGGGAGCAGGAACTTCCACCGCGGATCGTCGCCTCGTCGCCGGCGCCTGCCGATCCCGGCCGGGCTTTTCGGGCGGCCGGAAAGGAATTCACGCTTCCGCCGCTCGAACTCCTGGAGCCGTCCCCGGCCGGCGGAAACGGCGCGGACGAGGAGACGCTGCAGAGGAACGCCCGGGCACTCATCGAAAAGCTCGCGCAGTTCGAGATCGACGGCACCATCACCGAGATCCGGACCGGCCCGCTCGTCACCACATACGAGTTCCGGCCCGCTCCCGGCATCAAGGCTAACCGGGTGGTGGCGATGGCCGACGACCTCGCGCTCGCGATGCAGTGCGAGTCGGTTCGCGTCGTCCCCAACATCCCGGGGAAGGGCGTGATGGGATTCGAAATCCCCAACGAGGGGCGCGACCGTATCCTTCTCAGGGAGATCCTCGGCAGCCGGGCGTACGCGGAAGCGGACGCGGTGCTTTCGCTCGCTCTCGGGAAGGACATCTTCGGCGAGCCGGTCGTCCGCGACCTTTCCAGGATGCCGCACCTGCTGATCGCAGGTGCGACCGGCTCCGGCAAAAGCGTCGCGCTGCACACCATGATACTGTCGATTCTCTTCCGGGCGACGCCCGAAGAAGTGCGTTTCATTATGGTGGACCCGAAAATGCTGGAGCTCACTCCGTACGAAGGCATACCCCACCTGCATCACAGCGTCATAACCCAGCCGAAGGAAGCGGGCCGGGTGCTGAAGTGGGCGGTGGGGGAGATGACGGGCCGCTACCAGCTCATGCAGGAAAACGGAGTCCGGCACATCGACGCCTACAACCAGCTCGTCGAGAAGCGGTCCCGCTCCGCGTTCCGGCCGAAGTCGAAGAACGGAGAGGGGGAGGAGCTCGCCCGGCTTCCCTACATCGTCATCGTGATCGACGAGCTGGCGGACCTCGTCATGACGACCGCCTCGCGGAGGGAGGTCGAGGACACCATCACCCGTCTGACGCAGATGGCTCGGGCGGCCGGCATCCACCTCATCTTCGCCACGCAGCGTCCCTCCGTGGACGTTCTCACGGGGGTTATAAAGGCGAACTTCCCTGCGCGGATCTCCTTCAAGGTGGCGTCGCAGTACGACTCGCGGACCATCCTGGAGCAGTCCGGCGCAGAGACGCTCCTTGGATTCGGGGACATGCTCTTCCTCCAGCCGGGCGTGGGGGGGATACTGCGCCTCCACGGTCCTTACGTGAGCGAAGGGGAGATCCAGCGGGTCGTGGAGCACCTTCGCGCCCAGGGGGCGCCCGTGTTCGAGCCGTCCATCGCCGTCCAGGCGCCCGACGAGGAAGAGCCCGATCCCTCCCGCGACCCGAAGTTCGACGATGCGGTGGAAGTGGTCGTGGCGGCCGGGCGAGCGTCCGTGTCGCTGCTTCAGCGCAGGCTTCAAATTGGGTTCAACCGTGCCGCCCGCATCATAGAGGAGATGGAGCGGCAGCGGATCGTCGGTCCCTCCGAGGGAGGGAAGCCCCGAGAAGTTTATGTTGCGCGCAAGGATTGA
- a CDS encoding HAD family phosphatase — protein sequence MAIRAVIFDFGNVICAFDNDVFLRALLPCSGLGLDALKEAIYGSDLPRKYESGRISSGEFYREAAQRGSLSVSMEEFFRAFNGIFTPIPSTSALIRELKKRYKVGLLSNTNEWHYEHYFKNVEVFPLFDSVTLSFEVKEMKPGGRIYRDAIEKLGARPEECVFIDDIEDYAEGARREGMKGIRYVSPESLLDSLRALGVTTGFRDASGVNL from the coding sequence ATGGCGATCCGGGCGGTGATCTTCGATTTCGGGAACGTGATCTGCGCGTTCGACAACGACGTATTCCTGCGGGCGCTTTTGCCCTGCTCGGGATTGGGGCTCGACGCGCTCAAAGAGGCGATCTACGGCTCGGATCTCCCGCGGAAATACGAATCCGGACGGATATCTTCCGGCGAGTTCTATCGCGAGGCTGCGCAACGGGGGAGCCTGTCCGTATCGATGGAAGAATTTTTCCGGGCCTTCAACGGTATCTTCACCCCTATCCCTTCGACGTCCGCACTCATCAGGGAGCTGAAAAAACGGTACAAGGTCGGGCTCCTGTCGAACACCAACGAATGGCATTACGAGCATTACTTCAAGAACGTGGAAGTCTTTCCGCTGTTCGACTCGGTGACCCTTTCCTTCGAAGTGAAGGAGATGAAACCGGGAGGGAGGATATACAGGGACGCAATCGAAAAGCTGGGCGCAAGGCCGGAAGAGTGCGTATTCATCGACGACATCGAGGACTACGCCGAGGGTGCGCGGCGCGAGGGGATGAAGGGGATCCGCTACGTGTCTCCCGAGTCCCTTCTGGATTCGTTGCGGGCGCTCGGTGTCACGACCGGCTTCCGGGACGCTTCTGGTGTAAACTTGTAA
- a CDS encoding outer membrane lipoprotein carrier protein LolA, translating to MSAYRGLRVAVAALFIFLGGTASAPGAGDDPGEALIRKVARKYAASKTFSARFRQEIPLQNLGIVRKASGQVYFERPLKMRWDYHGKDAQIFLADGEYLYFRPADSPQVFRRKLDEKSLGGRVPLLLLFGKGEITDLFRVEQAVPRKGGEETALRLAPRGDGAPEVRRIDLVVGNGDFLVREIHIYDRMGGGNHLFLDGTQLDPSLPPRLFRFQRPAGMEVVDG from the coding sequence GTGTCGGCATATCGGGGATTGCGGGTCGCGGTCGCGGCCCTCTTTATTTTTCTGGGCGGTACCGCGTCGGCCCCGGGCGCCGGGGATGACCCCGGCGAAGCGCTGATTCGAAAGGTCGCGCGTAAATACGCGGCATCGAAGACGTTCTCCGCCAGGTTCCGCCAGGAGATCCCGTTGCAGAACCTGGGGATCGTGCGAAAGGCGTCCGGGCAGGTCTACTTCGAGCGGCCGCTGAAGATGCGGTGGGATTACCATGGGAAGGACGCGCAGATCTTCCTTGCCGACGGGGAGTACTTGTATTTCCGTCCCGCCGATTCGCCGCAGGTGTTCCGGCGCAAGCTGGACGAGAAGTCGCTGGGGGGGAGGGTTCCTCTCCTGTTGCTCTTCGGAAAGGGCGAGATCACCGATCTCTTCCGGGTGGAGCAGGCGGTTCCGAGGAAGGGGGGCGAGGAAACAGCTCTGCGGCTCGCGCCGCGCGGAGACGGCGCGCCCGAGGTCCGGCGGATAGACCTCGTTGTGGGAAACGGGGATTTCCTGGTCCGGGAGATACACATTTACGACCGGATGGGCGGGGGGAACCACCTTTTCCTTGACGGGACGCAGCTCGACCCGTCGCTTCCCCCGCGCCTGTTCAGGTTCCAGCGGCCGGCGGGAATGGAGGTCGTCGACGGATGA
- the rimO gene encoding 30S ribosomal protein S12 methylthiotransferase RimO — protein MSHGRAPTVRILTLGCAKNTVDSEVMTGLLVEDGCRVVSGGRADVAVVNTCGFIRDAKEESIEEILSLARAKEKGRIRRLVVAGCMATRYRNDLPELLPEVDLFIGPGDLPALPGLLRKLMDGDVPRTRIEGGALPDESYASRVPANGGASAFLKILEGCGNRCSYCTIPAIRGPLRSRSKESVMAEAGMLLKRGVREINLIGQDITSYGADRGEKGALAKLVRDICRLRRVRWVRLLYLYPSRIDDTLIDLLATESKVCRYLDVPVQHIDAGILSRMGRTYGPEDAARLVARLRERVPGIFLRTSLIVGFPGETASAFERLLRFVHETRWDYLGVFPYSREEGTPAFSMPRQVPEREKRERARLIQDMQADLLAAGNAARKGMEVEVLVEKTLSGGRAVGRHRGQAPEVDGNVLLYGYAGEAGGFCRAEITGAREWDLIAKPVDTGASPVILT, from the coding sequence ATGAGTCATGGAAGGGCCCCGACGGTGCGCATCCTGACTCTCGGCTGCGCAAAGAACACGGTGGACAGCGAGGTAATGACCGGACTCCTTGTCGAGGATGGTTGCCGTGTCGTCTCCGGAGGCCGCGCCGACGTGGCCGTCGTAAACACCTGCGGGTTCATCCGCGACGCAAAGGAGGAGTCGATCGAGGAAATCCTTTCCCTCGCTCGCGCCAAGGAGAAGGGGCGGATTCGCCGGCTGGTCGTGGCAGGCTGCATGGCTACGCGTTACCGTAACGACCTGCCGGAACTGCTGCCGGAGGTGGATTTGTTCATCGGCCCAGGCGATCTCCCTGCGCTTCCGGGCCTGCTCAGGAAACTGATGGATGGAGACGTTCCGCGGACGCGGATCGAAGGGGGCGCGCTTCCCGACGAGTCGTATGCGAGCCGCGTTCCGGCGAATGGCGGCGCATCGGCCTTCCTGAAGATACTGGAGGGGTGCGGCAACCGCTGCTCGTATTGCACGATCCCGGCGATACGGGGGCCGCTCCGGAGCAGGTCGAAGGAGTCCGTCATGGCAGAAGCCGGGATGCTGTTGAAAAGGGGAGTGCGCGAGATCAACCTTATAGGGCAGGACATCACATCGTACGGTGCGGACCGCGGCGAGAAGGGGGCGCTGGCGAAGCTTGTCCGGGATATCTGCCGGTTGCGCCGCGTACGATGGGTGCGTCTCCTTTACCTGTACCCGTCACGTATCGACGACACGCTTATCGACCTGCTGGCGACGGAGAGCAAGGTCTGCCGGTACCTCGACGTGCCCGTCCAGCATATCGACGCGGGCATCCTTTCCCGTATGGGCAGGACCTACGGCCCGGAGGACGCCGCAAGGCTCGTCGCCCGCCTGCGGGAACGCGTGCCGGGCATCTTCCTGAGAACATCCCTGATCGTGGGATTTCCGGGAGAGACCGCGTCCGCGTTCGAGCGGCTGCTCCGGTTCGTCCACGAGACCCGCTGGGACTATCTTGGCGTTTTTCCGTATTCGCGGGAGGAGGGGACGCCCGCCTTTTCGATGCCCCGGCAGGTTCCGGAACGGGAAAAGCGGGAGAGGGCGCGCCTCATCCAGGACATGCAGGCGGATCTCCTGGCCGCGGGGAACGCGGCGCGGAAAGGTATGGAAGTCGAGGTCCTGGTCGAAAAGACTCTTTCCGGGGGGCGTGCCGTCGGCCGCCACCGCGGACAGGCGCCTGAGGTCGACGGAAACGTTCTTCTATACGGCTACGCAGGAGAGGCGGGAGGGTTTTGCCGGGCTGAAATCACCGGGGCGCGGGAGTGGGACCTGATCGCAAAACCCGTTGACACCGGCGCATCTCCGGTTATACTAACGTAA
- a CDS encoding TraR/DksA family transcriptional regulator, whose amino-acid sequence MKSLKDMLFHMREDLVRDIARRSRTTTEGTTPDIGDILDSVSEERTRELDMILTDREKKKLLQIDDAIDRIEEGTYGLCEECGVKIPKGRLKVMLFAKYCVECQEKLEREEKYMRDEMDEGLKKAPAGEVEE is encoded by the coding sequence ATGAAATCGCTTAAGGACATGTTATTCCACATGCGCGAGGACCTGGTGCGGGACATCGCGCGGCGGTCCAGGACCACCACCGAGGGAACCACGCCGGACATCGGCGACATCCTGGATTCGGTGTCGGAAGAGCGGACGCGCGAGCTGGACATGATCCTTACCGACCGGGAGAAGAAAAAGCTTCTGCAGATCGACGACGCGATCGACCGGATCGAGGAGGGCACTTACGGACTCTGCGAAGAGTGCGGCGTGAAGATTCCCAAGGGCCGCCTGAAGGTCATGCTCTTCGCCAAGTACTGCGTGGAGTGCCAGGAAAAGCTCGAGCGGGAAGAAAAGTACATGCGGGATGAAATGGATGAAGGGTTGAAGAAAGCGCCGGCTGGAGAAGTCGAGGAATAA
- the mltG gene encoding endolytic transglycosylase MltG — MVSQRLKLFLVPVMAAVTVFAFLLMDTPPSKNWHSPEALVPRGSSSAEIARLLSEKGILQHPLVFRLLVTATGTGRKIKFGEYSFEEPPNVFEVWRKLYRGEINRYEVTIPEGSNIYDIAEILGGQELAETVKFIEIASSRAVLRRLGIPGATAEGFLFPDTYQLDKSMTAEDILESMVKLFRRRLPAEWEGRARDMGFSLLEIVTIASIIEKETGVESEKPLVSAVIRNRMARGMPLQMDPTVIYGLKRFGDELTKKDLQTPSPYNSYLNRGLPPGPIANPGISAIRAALFPADAEYLYFVSRNDGSHRFSKTLQEHNRGVASYRRDKSAE, encoded by the coding sequence GTGGTTTCGCAGCGCCTGAAGCTCTTCCTCGTACCTGTAATGGCGGCCGTCACCGTCTTCGCATTCCTCTTGATGGACACCCCCCCTTCGAAGAATTGGCATTCGCCCGAGGCGCTGGTTCCACGCGGAAGTTCTTCCGCCGAAATAGCGCGTCTCCTTTCGGAGAAGGGCATCCTTCAGCATCCCCTCGTTTTCCGTTTGCTCGTTACGGCGACAGGGACAGGCAGGAAAATCAAATTCGGCGAATACTCTTTCGAGGAACCGCCGAATGTATTCGAAGTCTGGCGGAAGCTGTATCGCGGGGAGATAAACCGCTACGAGGTGACGATCCCCGAGGGGTCGAACATCTACGATATCGCGGAGATCCTGGGCGGGCAGGAGCTCGCCGAAACGGTCAAATTCATCGAGATCGCATCATCCCGCGCGGTCCTGCGCCGGCTTGGGATTCCCGGTGCGACCGCGGAAGGGTTTCTCTTCCCGGATACATATCAGCTCGACAAGTCGATGACCGCCGAGGATATCCTCGAATCTATGGTGAAGCTGTTCCGCAGAAGGCTTCCGGCGGAGTGGGAAGGACGGGCGCGGGACATGGGATTCTCCCTGCTCGAAATCGTTACGATCGCCTCGATCATCGAAAAGGAAACGGGCGTCGAATCGGAAAAACCCCTGGTGTCCGCGGTGATACGGAACCGCATGGCGCGTGGAATGCCCCTTCAGATGGATCCAACGGTGATCTACGGGTTGAAACGGTTCGGCGACGAACTCACGAAAAAGGACCTTCAAACCCCGTCGCCGTACAATTCCTACCTGAACCGGGGCCTTCCCCCCGGGCCTATCGCCAACCCGGGAATTTCCGCCATCCGGGCGGCGCTTTTCCCCGCCGACGCGGAATACCTGTACTTCGTTTCGCGCAACGACGGCTCCCACAGGTTTTCGAAGACATTGCAGGAGCACAACAGGGGTGTGGCTTCCTACAGGAGGGATAAATCCGCGGAATAA
- the ruvX gene encoding Holliday junction resolvase RuvX gives METIRGKVLALDFGSRRIGVAVSDPLGIIALQLPAIRREGDRKDIEAIAKTAAEYGVETVVIGLPMHADGTEGTQAARARSFGEKVRERLGVPVVPWDERLTTVQAERYLIDAGVRREKRKEVRDSLAAALLLQSALDARNRK, from the coding sequence ATGGAGACGATCCGCGGAAAGGTACTTGCGCTCGACTTCGGCAGCCGCCGCATCGGCGTGGCCGTTTCCGATCCGCTCGGCATAATCGCTCTGCAGCTCCCGGCGATTCGCAGGGAAGGGGACCGGAAGGACATCGAAGCCATAGCGAAGACGGCGGCGGAATACGGCGTCGAGACCGTCGTGATCGGCCTGCCGATGCACGCCGACGGCACGGAAGGGACCCAGGCGGCCCGGGCCAGGTCGTTCGGGGAGAAGGTGCGGGAGCGCCTCGGCGTTCCGGTGGTGCCGTGGGACGAGCGCCTGACGACGGTCCAGGCGGAGCGTTACCTGATAGACGCCGGAGTGCGCAGGGAAAAGAGGAAAGAGGTCCGCGACAGCCTCGCCGCCGCGCTGCTTCTGCAATCCGCGCTGGACGCCCGGAACCGGAAATAG
- a CDS encoding P1 family peptidase, with product MPGAITDVAGILLGHAHDARRGSGVTVLRFPGGAAGAADIRGEAAGTRQMDSLLRSHPASRMHALVFAGGSAFGLDAASGVMRFLEEAGEGFPTPAGVVPIVPTAVIFDLGFGDPSFRPTPEMGYTAASAAAASPPERGSVGAGAGATVGKILGIGRAMKGGFGTACEEGGGVRVGACAVVNAFGDVVDPDTGEWIAGARSEDGLGPAGTERMFRAGFRREPFAPGNTTLGVVATADRFSRDELAAIARMAQGALMRAIRPIHTPMDGDLVVALSTGHSGRNGNVMQAAVLGARALERAIVDGVLSASGTPDIPSANELREKGGRRD from the coding sequence ATGCCGGGAGCGATCACCGACGTGGCCGGAATCCTGCTGGGACACGCGCACGATGCGAGGCGCGGCTCCGGGGTGACGGTATTGAGGTTTCCGGGCGGAGCCGCCGGGGCGGCGGACATCCGGGGGGAGGCCGCCGGGACCCGCCAGATGGATTCCCTGCTGCGTTCCCACCCGGCGTCGCGGATGCACGCGCTGGTTTTCGCGGGAGGGAGCGCCTTCGGGCTCGATGCGGCATCGGGCGTCATGCGTTTCCTGGAGGAAGCCGGAGAGGGATTTCCGACCCCTGCGGGTGTGGTTCCCATCGTCCCTACCGCCGTGATATTCGACCTCGGGTTCGGCGATCCCTCATTCCGGCCAACCCCGGAGATGGGATACACGGCGGCTTCCGCGGCGGCGGCGTCGCCGCCGGAACGAGGCTCGGTCGGAGCGGGCGCGGGCGCGACGGTGGGGAAAATCCTGGGCATAGGCCGCGCGATGAAGGGCGGGTTCGGCACGGCCTGCGAGGAGGGCGGCGGCGTGCGCGTGGGGGCATGCGCGGTCGTGAACGCTTTCGGGGACGTGGTGGACCCGGACACCGGGGAATGGATAGCCGGCGCAAGGAGCGAAGACGGGCTGGGTCCCGCCGGGACCGAGCGGATGTTCCGGGCGGGATTCCGCAGGGAGCCTTTCGCGCCCGGGAACACGACGCTCGGGGTCGTCGCCACGGCGGACCGATTCTCAAGGGACGAGCTCGCGGCAATCGCCCGGATGGCGCAGGGCGCCTTGATGCGCGCCATTCGCCCGATCCACACTCCCATGGACGGGGATCTGGTCGTGGCCCTTTCCACCGGGCATTCCGGCCGGAATGGAAACGTGATGCAGGCCGCCGTCCTCGGTGCGCGCGCGCTGGAGAGGGCGATCGTCGACGGCGTGCTGAGCGCAAGCGGCACGCCTGACATCCCTTCGGCCAATGAATTGCGGGAAAAGGGGGGAAGGCGTGATTGA
- a CDS encoding HEAT repeat domain-containing protein has protein sequence MIDRIEETLRKMAQSDPSQPVREAASSSLDRLRAKRSVDSCLQVLRTGALAERMRIVHSAEDIGGREGVTLLLAALSDTEAEVRGAAARALAFSPTVPVLKALADRLQKEQGVVLGNILETLGKSRRKELAPVIGRYLAHPDPFVCGKAVQAYALLAEKEDWEKILLLTGSENETVRAAAAAALSEWSAADSPGA, from the coding sequence GTGATTGACCGGATCGAGGAAACCCTTCGTAAAATGGCTCAATCGGACCCTTCGCAGCCCGTCAGGGAGGCCGCATCCTCCTCCCTGGACCGGCTCAGGGCGAAACGCTCGGTGGATTCCTGCCTGCAGGTTCTCCGGACCGGCGCCCTGGCGGAACGGATGCGGATAGTCCACTCCGCCGAGGACATCGGCGGAAGGGAAGGGGTGACGCTCCTCCTGGCGGCCCTTTCCGATACGGAGGCCGAAGTGCGGGGCGCCGCAGCCCGCGCGCTCGCTTTTTCTCCCACGGTACCGGTACTCAAGGCCCTTGCGGATAGGCTTCAGAAGGAACAGGGGGTCGTGCTGGGAAACATTCTGGAGACGCTCGGGAAATCCCGCCGGAAGGAGCTGGCGCCCGTCATCGGGAGATACCTGGCCCATCCCGATCCGTTCGTATGCGGCAAGGCGGTGCAGGCGTACGCGCTTCTGGCGGAAAAGGAGGATTGGGAGAAGATCCTTCTCCTCACGGGCTCGGAGAACGAAACGGTGCGGGCCGCCGCTGCGGCCGCACTGTCGGAATGGAGCGCGGCGGATAGCCCGGGCGCCTGA